Proteins co-encoded in one Hirundo rustica isolate bHirRus1 chromosome 18, bHirRus1.pri.v3, whole genome shotgun sequence genomic window:
- the PCTP gene encoding phosphatidylcholine transfer protein isoform X4 encodes MDLDFRKEWDQYVKELYEETHDGEKVIYWEVKYPFPLSNRDYVYIRECREMDVDGRKIWVVLAKSVAVPQCPEKPGIIRVKSYKQSLVIESDGKAGCKVYMYYFDNPGGKIPSWLVNWAAKSGVPGFLKDIQKACLNYSKST; translated from the exons AACTGTATGAGGAAACACATGATGGTGAAAAAGTAATCTACTGGGAAGTGAAGTACCCTTTTCCTCTGTCAAACAGAGAT TATGTCTATATTCGGGAATGCCGGGAGATGGATGTGGATGGGAGGAAGATCTGGGTTGTGTTAGCAAAAAGTGTGGCTGTTCCTCAGTGCCCTGAAAAGCCTGGTATTATCAGAGTTAAAAGCTATAAACAAAGCCTGGTAATTGAAAGTGATGGCAAGGCTGGATGTAAAG TCTATATGTACTATTTTGATAATCCTGGTGGCAAGATTCCATCCTGGCTGGTCAACTGGGCTGCCAAG AGTGGTGTGCCTGGTTTCTTGAAGGATATACAAAAAGCTTGCCTTAATTATTCTAAGAGCACATAG